A stretch of Onychomys torridus chromosome 2, mOncTor1.1, whole genome shotgun sequence DNA encodes these proteins:
- the Tnfrsf4 gene encoding tumor necrosis factor receptor superfamily member 4 isoform X2, translated as MYVWVQQPTALLLLGLTLGVAARLNCVEDTYPSGHRCCHECQPGNGMVSRCDGTRDTVCHPCEPGFYNEAINYENCKQCTQCNQRSGSELKQNCTPTQDTVCQCRPGTQPRQDSSHKPGVDCVPCPPGHFSPGNNQACKPWTNCTLSGKQTRHPASTSLDTVCEDRSTPTTPLWETQSPTSRPTIVQSTTVWPRTSHLSSTPTLVAPRGLGLGVLAPLTVLLALYLLRKAWRLPDTPKPYWENSFRIPIQEEQADTHFTLAKI; from the exons ATGTATGTGTGGGTTCAGCAGCCCACAGCACTTCTGCTCCTGGGACTCACACTTGGAGTTGCAGCCAGGCTCAACTGTGTTGAAGATACCTACCCCAGTGGTCACAGGTGCTGTCATGAGTGCCAGCCAG GCAATGGTATGGTGAGCCGCTGTGATGGCACCAGGGACACTGTCTGCCACCCATGTGAACCTGGTTTCTACAATGAGGCAATCAATTATGAAAACTGCAAACAGTGTACACAGTGCAACCAAC GAAGTGGGAGTGAACTCAAGCAGAATTGCACACCTACTCAGGATACTGTCTGCCAGTGCAGGCCAGGCACCCAACCTCGACAAGACAGCAGCCACAAGCCTGGAGTTG ACTGTGTTCCCTGCCCTCCTGGCCACTTTTCTCCAGGCAACAACCAGGCCTGCAAGCCCTGGACCAA TTGTACCCTATCTGGGAAGCAGACCCGGCACCCAGCCAGTACCAGCTTGGACACAGTCTGTGAGGACAGAAGCACCCCAACCACACCACTCTGGGAGACCCAGAGCCCTACATCAAGGCCAACCATTGTCCAGTCCACCACAGTCTGGCCCAGGACTTCTCATTTGTCCTCTACACCCACCTTGGTGGCTCCTAGGG GCCTAGGCCTGGGCGTGCTGGCTCCCTTGACTGTTCTGCTGGCCTTGTACCTGCTCCGAAAGGCTTGGAGGTTGCCTGATACTCCCAAACCCTACT GGGAAAACAGCTTCAGGATCCCTATCCAGGAGGAACAGGCTGACACACACTTTACTCTGGCCAAGATCTGA
- the Tnfrsf18 gene encoding tumor necrosis factor receptor superfamily member 18 isoform X2, which produces MGAWAVLCGVSLICMLDLGQQSLVEEPSCGPGSFQHGTGTNTRCCSLCAPGKETCPEGDCICVMPEYHCEDPQCKTCKHYPCQPGQKVQPYGREGHCRPWADCAQFGFLTMFPGNKTHNAVCIPEPLPTEQHGHLTVIFLAMAVCILFLTTAQLCLHIWQLRRQHMCPRETQPLLEVQPPAEDACSFQFPEEERGEHMEEKSRLGDRWP; this is translated from the exons ATGGGAGCGTGGGCTGTGCTGTGTGGAGTCTCGTTGATTTGTATGCTGGACCtaggtcagcagagcctggttgAGGAACCTAGTTGTGGCCCTGGCAGCTTCCAGCATGGAACTGGCACCAACACACGATGCTGCAGCCTGTGTGCTCCAG GCAAGGAGACCTGTCCTGAAGGAGACTGTATATGTGTCATGCCGGAGTACCACTGTGAAGACCCTCAGTGCAAGACCTGCAAACACTATCCCTGCCAACCAGGCCAGAAGGTGCAGCCTTATG GTCGTGAGGGCCACTGCAGACCTTGGGCCGA CTGTGCCCAGTTTGGATTTCTCACCATGTTCCCTGGGAACAAGACTCACAATGCTGTGTGCATCCCGGAGCCACTGCCCACTGAGCAACATGGCCATTTGACTGTCATCTTCCTGGCCATGGCTGTGTGCATTCTCTTCCTAaccacagcccagctctgccTACACATATGGCAGCTGAGGAGGCAGCATATGTGTCCCCGAG AGACCCAGCCACTCTTGGAGGTGCAGCCACCAGCTGAGGATGCTTGCAGCTTTCAGTTCCCTGAGGAGGAGCGTGGGGAGCACATGGAGGAAAAGAGTCGTCTGGGAGACCGGTGGCCATGA
- the Ttll10 gene encoding inactive polyglycylase TTLL10 isoform X1, translated as MALHPQAGRPHGHHRDGRLRSQAARRPRRGVGTTSSSRVPRSGALMPATHSRTRFIHCRGQPPRAHVSSKRPKRSRIRRCHPQVPGWTHEKRMGSSVEEGLRPELSQLDQDADLLEEEEAARIPVTSLEGLFLEGDKQPNSGQGPFFYIGGTNGASIISNYCESKGWQRTQDSRCEDCKLKWCEIKCRDNYCNFREGQQLLFQLPNNKLLTTKIGLLSALREHARTLSKARLLPSTQTKVLKMEEFFPETYRLDIRDERQAFFTLFDETQIWICKPTASNQGKGIFLIRSQEEVAALQAKTQSIEDDPIYRKMPFRAPQARVVQRYVQNPLLLDGKKFDVRSYLLIACAMPYMVFFGHGYARLTLSLYDPHSSDLSGHLTNQFMQKKSPLYMLLKESTVWSMEHLNRYINDKFRKTKGLPRDWVFTTFTKRMQQIMAHCFLAVKSKLECKLGYFDLIGCDFLIDENFKVWLLEMNSNPALHTNCEVLKEVIPGVVMETLDLALETCQKSLHSQKMLPLLSQRRFVLLYNGETTDLWPRLGGSRPLARLPPPPPPPPPPRPTCEVAPSALSSVRAAADRPGARKPVPSRDAPICAFRKSRLPDSSGGSGAESEPSLCSGSPEGSRDAVGEPSLGQPEEEREEEQRSASHRGS; from the exons CCCCGAAGGGGTGTAGGGACAACATCTTCCTCAAGGGTTCCTCGTTCTGGTGCCCTCATGCCTGCAACTCACAGTCGTACAAGATTCATCCACTGCCGGGGTCAGCCCCCTCGGGCCCATGTCAGCTCCAAGAGACCCAAACGATCCAGGATCCGTCGATGCCACCCTCAGGTGCCAG GCTGGACCCATGAGAAACGGATGGGGAGCAGTGTCGAGGAGGGGCTCCGGCCTGAGCTAAGTCAGCTGGACCAAGATGCAG ACCTCCTAGAGGAAGAAGAAGCTGCCAGAATACCTGTGACCTCCCTGGAGGGGCTCTTTCTGGAAGGGGACAAGCAGCCCAATTCTGGTCAGGGCCCTTTCTTTTACATCGGAGGCACCAATGGAGCATCAAT AATCAGCAACTACTGTGAGAGCAAGGGCTGGCAACGCACTCAAGACAGTCGCTGTGAGGACTGCAAGCTAAAGTGGTGTGAGATCAAGTGCAGAGACAACTACTGCAACTTCCGGGAAG GCCAGCAGTTGCTGTTCCAGCTCCCCAACAATAAGCTGCTCACTACCAAGATCGGGTTGCTCAGTGCCCTGCGGGAGCATGCACGAACTTTGAGTAAAGCCAGGCTGCTGCCCAGTACCCAAACCAA GGTCCTGAAAATGGAAGAGTTTTTTCCAGAGACCTATCGGCTGGACATCAGGGACGAGAGACAGGCTTTCTTCACTCTATTTGATG AAACCCAGATATGGATCTGCAAGCCCACGGCCTCCAACCAGGGAAAGGGCATCTTTCTGATCAGGAGCCAGGAGGAGGTTGCTGCCCTGCAGGCCAAGACCCAGAGCATTGAGGACGACCCCATCTACCGCAAGATGCCCTTCCGTGCACCTCAGGCGCGGGTGGTGCAGAG ATATGTCCAGAACCCGCTGCTGCTAGATGGGAAGAAGTTTGATGTACGCTCCTACCTGCTCATTGCCTGTGCCATGCCCTACATGGTCTTTTTTGGCCATGGCTATGCCCGCCTCACCCTCAGCCTGTATGACCCTCATTCCAGTGACCTCAGCGGTCACTTGACCAATCAG TTCATGCAGAAGAAGAGTCCCCTGTACATGCTGCTGAAAGAGAGCACTGTGTGGAGCATGGAGCACCTCAACCGATACATCAATGACAAGTTTAGGAAGACCAAGGGCCTTCCCAGAGATTGGGTCTTCACCACCTTCACG AAGCGGATGCAGCAGATCATGGcccactgcttcctggctgtcaAGTCCAAGCTGGAGTGCAAGCTGGGTTACTTTGATCTCATTGGCTGTGATTTCCTGATTGATGAGAACTTCAAG GTGTGGCTGCTGGAGATGAACTCCAACCCTGCCCTACATACCAACTGTGAAGTCCTGAAGGAGGTGATCCCTGGAGTGGTTATGGAGACCTTGG ATCTAGCTCTTGAGACCTGCCAAAAGAGCTTGCATAGTCAGAAGATGCTGCCTCTGCTGTCACAGCGTCGCTTTGTGCTCCTTTACAACGGCGAGACCACGGACCTGTGGCCGCGCTTGGGAGGCTCGCGCCCCCTTGCCCGCctgcctccgccgccgccgccgccgccgcctccccgGCCCACCTGTGAGGTCGCACCCTCTGCACTGTCCTCAGTACGTGCCGCTGCAGACCGGCCTGGCGCACGCAAGCCCGTGCCTTCCAGGGACGCTCCCATATGCGCTTTCCGCAAATCGCGGCTGCCTGACTCCAGCGGAGGATCCGGAGCGGAgtctgagccctctctctgttCTGGGTCCCCAGAAGGCAGCAGGGACGCGGTTGGGGAGCCCTCCCTGGGGCAGCCCGAAGAAGAACGCGAGGAGGAACAGAGGAGCGCTAGCCACCGGGGCTCCTAG
- the Tnfrsf18 gene encoding tumor necrosis factor receptor superfamily member 18 isoform X1 yields the protein MGAWAVLCGVSLICMLDLGQQSLVEEPSCGPGSFQHGTGTNTRCCSLCAPGKETCPEGDCICVMPEYHCEDPQCKTCKHYPCQPGQKVQPYGNIKFGFECVDCAMGTFSAGREGHCRPWADCAQFGFLTMFPGNKTHNAVCIPEPLPTEQHGHLTVIFLAMAVCILFLTTAQLCLHIWQLRRQHMCPRETQPLLEVQPPAEDACSFQFPEEERGEHMEEKSRLGDRWP from the exons ATGGGAGCGTGGGCTGTGCTGTGTGGAGTCTCGTTGATTTGTATGCTGGACCtaggtcagcagagcctggttgAGGAACCTAGTTGTGGCCCTGGCAGCTTCCAGCATGGAACTGGCACCAACACACGATGCTGCAGCCTGTGTGCTCCAG GCAAGGAGACCTGTCCTGAAGGAGACTGTATATGTGTCATGCCGGAGTACCACTGTGAAGACCCTCAGTGCAAGACCTGCAAACACTATCCCTGCCAACCAGGCCAGAAGGTGCAGCCTTATG GGAATATTAAGTTTGGCTTCGAGTGTGTTGACTGTGCCATGGGCACCTTCTCCGCAGGTCGTGAGGGCCACTGCAGACCTTGGGCCGA CTGTGCCCAGTTTGGATTTCTCACCATGTTCCCTGGGAACAAGACTCACAATGCTGTGTGCATCCCGGAGCCACTGCCCACTGAGCAACATGGCCATTTGACTGTCATCTTCCTGGCCATGGCTGTGTGCATTCTCTTCCTAaccacagcccagctctgccTACACATATGGCAGCTGAGGAGGCAGCATATGTGTCCCCGAG AGACCCAGCCACTCTTGGAGGTGCAGCCACCAGCTGAGGATGCTTGCAGCTTTCAGTTCCCTGAGGAGGAGCGTGGGGAGCACATGGAGGAAAAGAGTCGTCTGGGAGACCGGTGGCCATGA
- the Tnfrsf4 gene encoding tumor necrosis factor receptor superfamily member 4 isoform X1 gives MYVWVQQPTALLLLGLTLGVAARLNCVEDTYPSGHRCCHECQPGNGMVSRCDGTRDTVCHPCEPGFYNEAINYENCKQCTQCNQRSGSELKQNCTPTQDTVCQCRPGTQPRQDSSHKPGVDCVPCPPGHFSPGNNQACKPWTNCTLSGKQTRHPASTSLDTVCEDRSTPTTPLWETQSPTSRPTIVQSTTVWPRTSHLSSTPTLVAPRGPAFAGFLGLGLGVLAPLTVLLALYLLRKAWRLPDTPKPYWENSFRIPIQEEQADTHFTLAKI, from the exons ATGTATGTGTGGGTTCAGCAGCCCACAGCACTTCTGCTCCTGGGACTCACACTTGGAGTTGCAGCCAGGCTCAACTGTGTTGAAGATACCTACCCCAGTGGTCACAGGTGCTGTCATGAGTGCCAGCCAG GCAATGGTATGGTGAGCCGCTGTGATGGCACCAGGGACACTGTCTGCCACCCATGTGAACCTGGTTTCTACAATGAGGCAATCAATTATGAAAACTGCAAACAGTGTACACAGTGCAACCAAC GAAGTGGGAGTGAACTCAAGCAGAATTGCACACCTACTCAGGATACTGTCTGCCAGTGCAGGCCAGGCACCCAACCTCGACAAGACAGCAGCCACAAGCCTGGAGTTG ACTGTGTTCCCTGCCCTCCTGGCCACTTTTCTCCAGGCAACAACCAGGCCTGCAAGCCCTGGACCAA TTGTACCCTATCTGGGAAGCAGACCCGGCACCCAGCCAGTACCAGCTTGGACACAGTCTGTGAGGACAGAAGCACCCCAACCACACCACTCTGGGAGACCCAGAGCCCTACATCAAGGCCAACCATTGTCCAGTCCACCACAGTCTGGCCCAGGACTTCTCATTTGTCCTCTACACCCACCTTGGTGGCTCCTAGGG GCCCTGCGTTTGCTGGTTTCCTAGGCCTAGGCCTGGGCGTGCTGGCTCCCTTGACTGTTCTGCTGGCCTTGTACCTGCTCCGAAAGGCTTGGAGGTTGCCTGATACTCCCAAACCCTACT GGGAAAACAGCTTCAGGATCCCTATCCAGGAGGAACAGGCTGACACACACTTTACTCTGGCCAAGATCTGA
- the Ttll10 gene encoding inactive polyglycylase TTLL10 isoform X2 → MALHPQAGRPHGHHRDGSEPQAEATAQDMGRRPSPGRVGPAVCPIRGLRSQAARRPRRGVGTTSSSRVPRSGALMPATHSRTRFIHCRGQPPRAHVSSKRPKRSRIRRCHPQVPGWTHEKRMGSSVEEGLRPELSQLDQDADLLEEEEAARIPVTSLEGLFLEGDKQPNSGQGPFFYIGGTNGASIISNYCESKGWQRTQDSRCEDCKLKWCEIKCRDNYCNFREGQQLLFQLPNNKLLTTKIGLLSALREHARTLSKARLLPSTQTKVLKMEEFFPETYRLDIRDERQAFFTLFDETQIWICKPTASNQGKGIFLIRSQEEVAALQAKTQSIEDDPIYRKMPFRAPQARVVQRYVQNPLLLDGKKFDVRSYLLIACAMPYMVFFGHGYARLTLSLYDPHSSDLSGHLTNQFMQKKSPLYMLLKESTVWSMEHLNRYINDKFRKTKGLPRDWVFTTFTKRMQQIMAHCFLAVKSKLECKLGYFDLIGCDFLIDENFKVWLLEMNSNPALHTNCEVLKEVIPGVVMETLDLALETCQKSLHSQKMLPLLSQRRFVLLYNGETTDLWPRLGGSRPLARLPPPPPPPPPPRPTCEVAPSALSSVRAAADRPGARKPVPSRDAPICAFRKSRLPDSSGGSGAESEPSLCSGSPEGSRDAVGEPSLGQPEEEREEEQRSASHRGS, encoded by the exons CCCCGAAGGGGTGTAGGGACAACATCTTCCTCAAGGGTTCCTCGTTCTGGTGCCCTCATGCCTGCAACTCACAGTCGTACAAGATTCATCCACTGCCGGGGTCAGCCCCCTCGGGCCCATGTCAGCTCCAAGAGACCCAAACGATCCAGGATCCGTCGATGCCACCCTCAGGTGCCAG GCTGGACCCATGAGAAACGGATGGGGAGCAGTGTCGAGGAGGGGCTCCGGCCTGAGCTAAGTCAGCTGGACCAAGATGCAG ACCTCCTAGAGGAAGAAGAAGCTGCCAGAATACCTGTGACCTCCCTGGAGGGGCTCTTTCTGGAAGGGGACAAGCAGCCCAATTCTGGTCAGGGCCCTTTCTTTTACATCGGAGGCACCAATGGAGCATCAAT AATCAGCAACTACTGTGAGAGCAAGGGCTGGCAACGCACTCAAGACAGTCGCTGTGAGGACTGCAAGCTAAAGTGGTGTGAGATCAAGTGCAGAGACAACTACTGCAACTTCCGGGAAG GCCAGCAGTTGCTGTTCCAGCTCCCCAACAATAAGCTGCTCACTACCAAGATCGGGTTGCTCAGTGCCCTGCGGGAGCATGCACGAACTTTGAGTAAAGCCAGGCTGCTGCCCAGTACCCAAACCAA GGTCCTGAAAATGGAAGAGTTTTTTCCAGAGACCTATCGGCTGGACATCAGGGACGAGAGACAGGCTTTCTTCACTCTATTTGATG AAACCCAGATATGGATCTGCAAGCCCACGGCCTCCAACCAGGGAAAGGGCATCTTTCTGATCAGGAGCCAGGAGGAGGTTGCTGCCCTGCAGGCCAAGACCCAGAGCATTGAGGACGACCCCATCTACCGCAAGATGCCCTTCCGTGCACCTCAGGCGCGGGTGGTGCAGAG ATATGTCCAGAACCCGCTGCTGCTAGATGGGAAGAAGTTTGATGTACGCTCCTACCTGCTCATTGCCTGTGCCATGCCCTACATGGTCTTTTTTGGCCATGGCTATGCCCGCCTCACCCTCAGCCTGTATGACCCTCATTCCAGTGACCTCAGCGGTCACTTGACCAATCAG TTCATGCAGAAGAAGAGTCCCCTGTACATGCTGCTGAAAGAGAGCACTGTGTGGAGCATGGAGCACCTCAACCGATACATCAATGACAAGTTTAGGAAGACCAAGGGCCTTCCCAGAGATTGGGTCTTCACCACCTTCACG AAGCGGATGCAGCAGATCATGGcccactgcttcctggctgtcaAGTCCAAGCTGGAGTGCAAGCTGGGTTACTTTGATCTCATTGGCTGTGATTTCCTGATTGATGAGAACTTCAAG GTGTGGCTGCTGGAGATGAACTCCAACCCTGCCCTACATACCAACTGTGAAGTCCTGAAGGAGGTGATCCCTGGAGTGGTTATGGAGACCTTGG ATCTAGCTCTTGAGACCTGCCAAAAGAGCTTGCATAGTCAGAAGATGCTGCCTCTGCTGTCACAGCGTCGCTTTGTGCTCCTTTACAACGGCGAGACCACGGACCTGTGGCCGCGCTTGGGAGGCTCGCGCCCCCTTGCCCGCctgcctccgccgccgccgccgccgccgcctccccgGCCCACCTGTGAGGTCGCACCCTCTGCACTGTCCTCAGTACGTGCCGCTGCAGACCGGCCTGGCGCACGCAAGCCCGTGCCTTCCAGGGACGCTCCCATATGCGCTTTCCGCAAATCGCGGCTGCCTGACTCCAGCGGAGGATCCGGAGCGGAgtctgagccctctctctgttCTGGGTCCCCAGAAGGCAGCAGGGACGCGGTTGGGGAGCCCTCCCTGGGGCAGCCCGAAGAAGAACGCGAGGAGGAACAGAGGAGCGCTAGCCACCGGGGCTCCTAG